A window of Choloepus didactylus isolate mChoDid1 chromosome 21, mChoDid1.pri, whole genome shotgun sequence contains these coding sequences:
- the LIMK1 gene encoding LIM domain kinase 1 isoform X3 — protein sequence MRLTLLCCTWREERMGEEGSELPVCASCGQRIYDGQYLQALNADWHADCFRCCECSASLSHQYYEKDGQLFCKKDYWARYGESCHGCSEHITKGLVMVAGELKYHPECFICLACGTFIGDGDTYTLVEHSKLYCGHCYYQAVVTPVIEQTLPDSPGSHLPHTVTLVSIPASTHGKRGLSVSIDPAHGPPGCGTEHSHTVRVQGVDPGCMSPDVKNSIHVGDRILEINGTPIRNVPLDEIDLLIQETSRLLQLTLEHDPHDPLGQGPGPEPSPLGSPSPTSSGEAATSARQKPVLRSYSIDRSPGSGSLGSPASQHKELSRSESLRVVCRPHRIFRPSDLIHGEVLGKGCFGQAIKVTHRDTGEVMVMKELIRFDEETQRTFLKEVKVMRCLEHPNVLKFIGVLYKDKRLNFITEYIKGGTLRGIIKGMPVPVESEGELCQGYRFRDGLPPLHEHHPPGPQLPQLPGPREQERGGGRLWTGAAHGGREDAAQGPAKPQEAGPPEALHRGGQPLLDGARDDPRPQL from the exons GTGTTGTGAGTGCAGTGCCTCCCTGTCGCACCAGTACTACGAGAAGGATGGGCAGCTCTTCTGCAAGAAGGACTACTGGGCCCGCTATGGCGAGTCCTGCCACGGCTGCTCGGAGCACATCACCAAGGGGCTGGTCATG GTGGCCGGGGAGCTGAAGTACCACCCTGAGTGCTTCATCTGCCTCGCGTGCGGGACCTTCATCGGTGACGGGGACACCTACACGCTGGTGGAGCACTCCAAGCTGTACTG TGGGCACTGCTACTACCAGGCTGTGGTGACTCCCGTCATCGAGCAGACCCTGCCCGACTCCCCTGGCTCCCACCTGCCCCACACCGTCACCCTAGTGTCCATCCCAGCCTCCACTCATGGCAAACGTGGCCTGTCAGTCTCCATCGACCCAGCTCACGGCCCGCCGGGCTGCGGCACAGAGCACTCCCACACCGTCCGCGTCCAGGG AGTGGACCCAGGCTGCATGAGCCCAGACGTGAAGAATTCCATCCACGTTGGAGACCGGATCCTGGAGATCAATGGCACGCCCATCCGGAACGTGCCCCTGGATGAG ATTGACCTGCTGATCCAGGAAACCAGCCGCCTGCTCCAGCTGACCCTTGAGCATGACCCCCACGACCCGCTGGGCCAGGGGCCAGGGCCTGagcccagtcctctgggctccccctcgcCCACTTCCAGCGGGGAGGCGGCTACCTCTGCACGGCAGAAACCCGTCCT GAGGAGCTACAGCATCGACAGGTCCCCCGGCTCCGGCTCGCTGGGCTCCCCGGCCTCTCAGCACAAGGAGCTGAGCCGCTCCGAATCCCTCCGGGTGGTCTGCCGGCCACACCGCATATTCCGGCCATCGGACCTCATCCACGGAGAGGTGCTGGGCAAAGGCTGCTTCGGCCAGGCCATCAAG GTGACGCACCGGGACACAGGCGAGGTGATGGTGATGAAGGAGCTGATCCGCTTTGATGAGGAGACCCAGAGGACGTTCCTCAAGGAG GTGAAGGTCATGCGCTGCCTGGAGCACCCCAATGTGCTCAAGTTCATCGGCGTGCTCTACAAGGACAAGAGGCTCAACTTCATCACAGAGTACATCAAGGGGGGCACCCTCCGCGGCATCATCAAGGGCATG CCAGTACCCGTGGAGTCAGAGGGTGAGCTTTGCCAAGGATATCGCTTCAGGGATG gcctaCCTCCACTCCATGAACATCATCCACCGGGACCTCAACTCCCACAACTGCCTGGTCCGCGAG AACAAGAACGTGGTGGTGGCCGACTTTGGACTGGCGCGGCTCATGGTGGACGAGAAGACGCAGCCCAAGGACCTGCGAAGCCTCAAGAAGCCGGACCGCCGGAAGCGCTACACCGTGGTGGGCAACCCCTACTGGATGGCGCCCGAGATGATCCACG GCCGCAGCTATGA